The Microcystis aeruginosa NIES-843 sequence AGCTTATCTGTCAGGGAATTACCCGTCAAATTAGCGATTTTCCCGAAATCTATCAACCGCTGCTGCACAAACAAATTTTACAATTTGTTGATCGTCTTCCCCTTGGTAATCCGCAAATTGGTCGTGTTAACCGTTGCGCTTGTGCTATCTTTGACGATCAGGGTTTTTTGGGCAATCTTTGGCTAATTCGACCAGCTAATCAGATTTTTAACTCCTTAGAAACTAATTTGATTCAACATATTGCCACCGAATGTGCGATCGCTATTCGACAGGCGCGACTTTACGAATCTTCCCAAGCACAAGTTAGGGAACTAGAAAAACTGGAAAGATTAAAAAGCGAATTCCTGAAAACCCTTTCCCATGAACTGCGAACCCCGATTACCAGCATTCGTCTAGCGGTGGAAACCCTAGAAAGTCTCCTAGAAGATCAAGGGATCGAGATCGATCCACAGGATTCGATCGGTCAACTGTTGCAAATTCTTAACATTGAATCTCAACGTCAGAGTAAGTTAGTTAATGATCTGTTGACTTTAACCTATCTGGATGCGGAAACAGAACCCCCGGCGATCGAAGCAATTGACTTACTTTCGTGGCTACCCTTATTAGTGGAACCTTTTCGTCATCTCACCCGTGAGCGACAACAGCAGTTAATTTTAGATATAGATGGGGATATACCGGAGATTAACACCAGTCTGTGTCATATCGAGCGCATAATAGCGGAATTACTTACCAATGCTTCTAAATATACCCCAGAACGAGGAATAATTAGGGTAAATGTGAGGCGTGCGGATGAGCAAATATTAATTAGTGTGAGCAATTCAGGAGTAGAAATCGCCCCAGAGGAATTATCAAGAATATTTGCCCCTTTTTATCGCATTCCTAGCCAAGATCCCTGGCGCTACAGTGGTACTGGTTTAGGTTTAGCTTTGGTCTGCAAACTGATTAAACCCCTGAATGCCACCATCGATGTCACCAGTGCCAACGCTGTCACCACTTTTACCCTCACCTTGCCAATCTAGTCGAGCAGAAAACTTTTTAGAAAAAAACCTTGCAATTATTTCGAGGGCGTGCTATATTGAGAAAGGACAAAAAAAACGCCGAGATAGCTCAGTTGGTAGAGCAGAGGACTGAAAATCCTCGTGTCCGCGGTTCAAATCCGCGTCTTGGCATCGGAAAAACAATAAAATTAGCCCTGTATTTACCTCCTATTCTGCTAGGTTTTGTAAATGTAGCCCTTCTCGTCAAGATGAAGTGTAACCTAATTTGGTAAGCTGAAAGCTTTGATGTACTTAGTTTATAACCTTCTTTTTAGGTAGGAGAATTGCCAGATTCTTTCTTTTGCCTGTTGCCTGTTGCCTCTTGCCTTCAGTTCACTGATTACTGATGACTGATCACTGAAAAGTCCCCCCAACCCGCAACTACTTTTTGATTTTTGGCTTGACGTAAGCGGTCACGGATTAAGATAATCTAACAAGTATGTACGATAATGAAATCCTAGACTCTAACAACTCCTTAAATAATCCTCTCGATGGGAGCGATCCGGACCTAGCAGCGGAAATCCCCCCCGATCCAGAGGAAATGCTCTCATTGCTTACTTCTGATCATCTGAGCGAGAGAATGATCGCGGCCCGCGCCTTTTGTGAATTGCGTGACGAAAGAGCGATCGCTCCTTTACTGGAGATGTTAAGCGATGTCTGTCCCCTAGTGCGTGTCAGTGTCGCCTACGCTTTGGGCAGAAATCCCAGTCTTAGCGCCGTGGAGCCTTTAATCGAGCTACTGGCCAGAGATTGGAATGGTTACGTCAGAAAAGGGGTAGTTTGGGCCCTAGGTAACTGTGGTGATCGCAGAGCGATCGAGCCTTTGGTTCATGCTCTCAAAACCGATATTTCGGCGGTGCGATTATGGGCTGCCAGTAGTTTGGCCCAGATTGCCAAGGTCAATTATGAAGATATCATCACCGTCTTGCCGCCTTTAATTGAAGGATTGCGCCGAGATTTAATCGCGGCGGTGCGGAGTAATTGCGCTTGGTCGATCGGTCAATTATGCCGAGAATTGCCCTTAAATGTGATTTATGCCACGGCGATCGATGCTTTGATCGAGGCCTTGGTGGAAGATGAGGATTTAGGTGTCAAGGAAGATGCCAGGGGTGCTTTATTAAAAGTGGGCGACCCGAGAGGATTACAATTGATCGAGGAATTAGAGCTTGAAGGAATTATCTAAACCGCTAATTTTGGGCGTTACGGGGGCATCAGGGCTGATTTATGCCGTCCGTACTCTCAAATATCTACTTTTAGCCGACTACACGATCGATCTAGTGGCCTCCAAATCAGCTTACACTGTCTGGCAAGCAGAAGATAATGTGCGGATGCCTCCAGAACCAGAGCTGCAAGAACAATTTTGGCGCGGCCAATGCGGGGTGATGGAAGGGGGAAAATTACGCTGTCATCGTTGGGGTGATGTGGGGGCAACGATCGCCAGTGGTTCCTATCGCACCCTTGGTATGGTAATTATTCCCTGTAGCATGAGTACAGTGGCCAAATTAGCGGGGGGATTAAGTTCCGATTTGCTAGAAAGGGCGGCCGATGTGCAGATTAAGGAGGGCAGAAAATTGGTTTTAGTGCCGCGAGAAACCCCCTTTAGTTTAATTCATCTGCGTAATTTAACCACTTTAGCCGAGGCGGGCGTTAGAATCGTGCCAGCAATACCGGCATGGTATCACCATCCCCAATCGATCGAGGATTTGGTAGATTTTGTCATCGCTCGTACCCTCGATCAGTTAGATATCGATTGTGTGGCCATTAATCGCTGGCAAGGACATTAACAGTTATCAGTTATCAGTTATCAGTTATCAGTTATCAGATGTAATTTATCAAATGTAAGTTATCAGATGTAAGTTTGGTTCTTCGTTACTTGGTATGGTTCGATCAGGGGGCAGAAATCGGCTAAATCCTTATCTGGCAAGGGACTTAATTGATTAGCTCGTTCTAGATTGAAAACAATTGGCAAAAATCGCAGCCATGTCTTTCTATATAAGGGTTTCACCCCTTATAACTCCCGTCCATTGCATAACACAAACCGAAGAACCGTAAGTTTTAAGTTAATTAGTTAGTTAGTTATCTTTATCTTTATACCTGTTTACTGTTTACTGATCACTGTTTACTGATTACTGTTTACTGATTACTGTTTACTGATCACTGTTTACTGATCACTGAATCAAGGGAGGTAAAAATGGGCTGGATTATGGTCTTATTTGCGATCGCTGTAGGCGGATTACTGATCTGGCAGAATCTGGGGGCGATCACTTTGGTCTTTTTTGGCGGTATTATGACGGTAAAACTGCCCCTAGCTGTCTGGGTGTTACTTTTCACCCTGGCGGGAATTATCAGTGGTTTAACCCTGCAATTTCTCTATAGTTTTGGTCGTCCTTTGGCTGCCCCAAAAGCCTCCCCTCCTATAGCCAATAATCCTCAAGTCCCACCCCCATCTCCCCGACCTACCTATATTCAAGATCGCGCCGCGTCTCCACCGGGTAACGATTGGGAAAGAGATAGCGGTGATGATTGGAATTTTGATGCACCCCCCGAAAAACCGACTACCATTCAGGATCGGGAAGAATTCCCGCCTAGGGTTGCTGATGGGGAAAAAGCGAATTTTGTCAAGCCTCCAGAGGACAGTTATCAAACTGGCTCAGTTTATTCCTATAGTTACCGCACGGCCAAACAGACTCGCGGGGAAAAGGCCGATCAAGTTTACGATGTCAATTATCGGATTATTACGCCCCCTGCTCAGGATGAAAACCAAGAGCGGGGGGTAAACAAAGCGGATGAAGAAGAGTGGATTTAATTTGACAGAGTAGAGGTTTCTACCTGAATCCCTCAGAGAAGACAAACTGTTCCGGCCTTGTCTCCTGTCTTACAATGGTTAAATCTAGGTTGTGTAGATAGATCGCCATGAAACACACATTATCCGTATTAGTTGAAGATGAAGCGGGAGTCTTAACCCGTATTGCTGGATTATTCGCCCGTCGCGGCTTTAATATTGAAAGTCTGGCCGTGGGTCCTGCTGAACAGATGGGAGTTTCTCGGATTACGATGGTAGTACCAGGAGACGAGGACAGCATCGAACAGTTAACCAAACAACTTTACAAATTAATTAACGTCCTCAAGGTGCAGGATATCACCCAAACCCCTTGTGTGGAAAGGGAATTAATGCTGATTAAAGTTAATGCTACCGCCGAGCGCCGGGCCGAAGTGATCGAATTAGCGCAGGTATTCCGGGCG is a genomic window containing:
- a CDS encoding HEAT repeat domain-containing protein codes for the protein MYDNEILDSNNSLNNPLDGSDPDLAAEIPPDPEEMLSLLTSDHLSERMIAARAFCELRDERAIAPLLEMLSDVCPLVRVSVAYALGRNPSLSAVEPLIELLARDWNGYVRKGVVWALGNCGDRRAIEPLVHALKTDISAVRLWAASSLAQIAKVNYEDIITVLPPLIEGLRRDLIAAVRSNCAWSIGQLCRELPLNVIYATAIDALIEALVEDEDLGVKEDARGALLKVGDPRGLQLIEELELEGII
- a CDS encoding flavin prenyltransferase UbiX encodes the protein MKELSKPLILGVTGASGLIYAVRTLKYLLLADYTIDLVASKSAYTVWQAEDNVRMPPEPELQEQFWRGQCGVMEGGKLRCHRWGDVGATIASGSYRTLGMVIIPCSMSTVAKLAGGLSSDLLERAADVQIKEGRKLVLVPRETPFSLIHLRNLTTLAEAGVRIVPAIPAWYHHPQSIEDLVDFVIARTLDQLDIDCVAINRWQGH
- the ilvN gene encoding acetolactate synthase small subunit → MKHTLSVLVEDEAGVLTRIAGLFARRGFNIESLAVGPAEQMGVSRITMVVPGDEDSIEQLTKQLYKLINVLKVQDITQTPCVERELMLIKVNATAERRAEVIELAQVFRARIVDISEETLTIEVVGDPGKMVAIMQMLNKFGVREVARTGKIALIRESGVNTEYLKALEAKMSI